GCTAAATAAGAAGTGATCACAATACGTTTTTCGGCAAAATGCTCGTAAGCCTTCACAAAACTGGGGTCCATTATGGCAGGTTTTAGCACCAGCACATCAACAGCATCCAGATCCAGAGGAAATGAAAGCGCGTCAAAACGATCCAATGCAAGAGGCACCCCCTCTTTTGCCCTAAATTGCGCCCAGCTTTCTGGGTGATAGGGAAAAGGATCTTCCAGAAAATCAATGCGTTCTTTCAGCCTGTCGCTCATGCGATGCAGCAAACGATAGGCGGCAAGCTCGTCGAGGCCCAAGTTAAAATCCAGCCGAAACTTAATGCCAGCCTTTTCAAAAGGCTTGGCCAAGTCTTCCAAAAACGAAAGTTCCCAGTTTAAATCGAGCCCCATTTTTACTTTCAGCTTGCTGAAGCCTTGGAGAAAAAGGAGCTCGCGTGTTTCTTCAGAAAATGCCCGTAAATCGCTGATAAGGTAGTGGCTTTTGGGAATAACCTTATTCTTCAGCAGAAAAACTCCATCGTTCCTGGCGTTGGCATCAAGCATCGAAAGCTGAAGTGATCGCTTTGCCAGCGAAAGTGGTTTTTCCATTTTCAAGGATTGCAATTGCTTTTCCAAAGATTCGTCACCCAATTCTGGCCAAGGATGAAGATCGGAAAATCCCACTCCAATGCCATCGTGTTCAACGCGCAACAAAGCGCCTTCTCGCGGCTTTGGTTCTGCCTTTGCGCCAAGCCTTGCCTTGGGGACAAGCTGATACGGAAAAAAGGAAATGTTCATGAAAGCAGTAATCCTCCGGAAAAAAGAAGCCCAAAGAGCAAATGTAAAAGTGCGGCACGGCCTAAAAAAATATTGTAACGCGGTGATGGTGAAGTTTTCCACACTTGAAGCGCAAGATGAGCAGCAAGCGGAAAACTAAGCCAACAAAGCATTAGCCACTTATCACTCCAAAAAAAGAGCAGTACAAAAGGAAGAAAAAGAAAAAAAAGAATTTCAATTTTTGCAGCTTTAATTCCAAAACGAATGGGAAATGTTTTTCGCCCTGCTTTTGCATCTCCTTCAACGTCGCGCAGATTATTGATAGCAAGCAAAACGGTGGAAAGTGATCCAATTTGCACACCCGCTAAAACAGCAAACCCTTTCCACTGCTGCGTTTGCAAATACACAACCGTGCTTACGGCGATGACACCAAAAAAAAGAATCACAAATATCTCACCAACACCTTTATACGAAAGCGGATACGGCCCACCGGTATAGGCATAGCCCATCAGCAACGAAAAAATGCCAATGAACAAAAGTGGAAGCCCGCCTTCCACAATAAGCGGAATGGCAAAGACTAACGCCAAAACATACACCAAGGCTGCTGCAAGAAATACCGACTTTGCACTCGCCTCACCACTTTGCGTAATGCGCTTTGGACCAATTCGTTCTTCGGTGTCGGTGCCTTTTAAAAAATCAATGGCATCGTTAAAAAAATTGGTCCCAATTTGAATGCAAGCTGCTGAACAAAAAGCGAAAACAGAAACGAGGAGGTTAAACTGCGAAAAGGAATACGCTAAACATGATCCAACCATCACGGGAACAAGGCTTGCAGTAAGGGTTTTAGGACGTGCGGCGTGAATCCAAGTGGAAATCATAGAGAAAGCTTTCTAGCATAGTAAAAGGTGAAGACAACTCCTTTTGATTGATTTTGAAGTGGGTGAAATGTTTTTTACTCTTTGATTTATTTCACCTCCTAGCGGGAGGGGACTAAGGGGAGGGAGAAAAGCATTGCTTGAATAAAAAAGCTCACCCTCACCTCAATCCTCTCCCTTAGGGAGAGGAAGCAAAAACAAGAGTACCAAGCACTAAGCACCATTGCCCTATTGCACTCTTGCACCATTGTACTAATGACTCCTCAAGGAGATATTTATGAAACACTTACTCTCATTTCTTTTTTCACTCACCCTTCTTCTCACTTTCGCTTGTTCCCGAGATTCGGTGAAATCGAAGCACACGGGTTGGGTAACTGCCGTGACGCCATATGAAGAAGTAGAAAAACTGGCGAAAAACAAAAACAACACCGCAAAACTCATTGGCATTGTGAGTGCTGGAAATTGGCAAAACCAATTGGCACTTGGCACAGCGGGCCTTATTGACGATGCCTATGCTGATGTTTCTGAAAACAAAGAGGCCATGGGATATTTTTATCGTTGGGATTATTATTTTGTAGATGATGTAAAAAATATCAAAGCTGCAGAAAAAGATTTTGTGGTGGAAAATAAAAATGTATTTGGGTTTCGCTTTTTTTATGATGAGAAAAAAGATGTGGCCCGCATTCGCCTTCTTCCCTCTTCTGTTTTTCAAAAACAGCTGAAACTCAAAAGCAACAAAGGTTTAGAAACACCGCAGATTGACAGCGATGAAATAGGAAAAGCCGCAGCGAATGACATCGCTTTTCGCTTCACTTCACTCAAATCGCGTGAATACACCAAACCGCGAAGCATTAGCTACATTACCTTTGCGCTTCAGGCTGAAGAAACTGGCCCAGTGTGGGAAATGTCGATGGTGTTTCCAGACGACTTGGGATGGAAATATGGTGCGGTAAGCTATTTAGATGGCATCACCAAAAAACCAGTGTGGGAAGTGCAGCCGTTTTATATTCAGACTGAGCATACATCGCAGCAGCAAAGCACAAAAAAAGTGTATACCAGCGAAATCAAAAAGCGCGACTTCAGCAGTTCAGAAAGTTTGCTTCAGCAGTGGATCAGCGCTGCGAAGGAGCGTGAAAAATTATCAAAAGAATGACGTCGGAACCACCTCTCGCATATTATGCGGTCCCATTGTTGAGCTCTTGTCTGCATTTGGATGTGAAGCAATTCTTGCAACTCTTTCTGCAGACCTTATTGCCTGAATAGCTACACTTGCTGAGTACACTTCAAGAGCAGCTCGTTCTCTCCTCTCTTCTGCAACGTCAGATCTCACCATTCGATCTGCTAAAAAGGAAGCTCTGTATCGATTAAAAATATCCACTCCTGCAGCAACAGTACCTAAACCCAAACTCCAAGCTCCGGCTCGAAGAAGAAATGCAACTAAAGTTCCTAAACTAAAGACTAAAAGAGCTGAAGTTTCCAAATCTTGCTTCCACGCTCGTTGAATAAGCTGAGATTCATCTCTTTCTTTCAGATAAGCCTTTGCTTCAGCTTGAATATGTCGCATCATCTCAATTACTGTTTTTTTATCAAGCA
This region of Deltaproteobacteria bacterium CG11_big_fil_rev_8_21_14_0_20_42_23 genomic DNA includes:
- the menA gene encoding 1,4-dihydroxy-2-naphthoate octaprenyltransferase; amino-acid sequence: MISTWIHAARPKTLTASLVPVMVGSCLAYSFSQFNLLVSVFAFCSAACIQIGTNFFNDAIDFLKGTDTEERIGPKRITQSGEASAKSVFLAAALVYVLALVFAIPLIVEGGLPLLFIGIFSLLMGYAYTGGPYPLSYKGVGEIFVILFFGVIAVSTVVYLQTQQWKGFAVLAGVQIGSLSTVLLAINNLRDVEGDAKAGRKTFPIRFGIKAAKIEILFFLFLPFVLLFFWSDKWLMLCWLSFPLAAHLALQVWKTSPSPRYNIFLGRAALLHLLFGLLFSGGLLLS